From the genome of Saccopteryx bilineata isolate mSacBil1 chromosome 6, mSacBil1_pri_phased_curated, whole genome shotgun sequence, one region includes:
- the TSC22D1 gene encoding TSC22 domain family protein 1 isoform X1 yields the protein MHQPPESAAAAAAADISARKMAHPAMFPRRGSGSGSASAPNAAGTGVGSNASSSEDFAPPSLLQPPPPAASCMSGPQPPPPQSLNLLSQAQLQTQPLAPGGTQMKKKSGFQITSVTPAQISASMSSNNSIAEDTESYDDLDESHTEDLSSSEILDVSLSRATDLGEPERSSSEETLNNFQEAETPGAVSPNQPHLPQPHLPHLPQQNVVINGSAHPHHLHHHHHIHHGHHVHHGHHHPSHAGVASASIPVGPPSSPVSRKLTTTGSSDSVVPAAPTSAASSGGSPASVMTNVRAPSTTGSIGINSATGTNTVNNVNITSLGSFNPNVTSSMLGNANVNASNVPSTASVSAGPGVNSSVNILSGMGNGIISSSAVNSVPNVAAGMTVGSGTSQQQQPTVNTSRFRVVKLDSSSEPFKKGRWTCTEFYEKENAVPATEGVVINKVVETVKQNPIEATSERESTSGSSVSSSVSTLSHYTESVGSGEMGAPTVVVQQQQQPTLQGVTLQQMDFSSTGPQSISAVGVSQNVSQPQISQGQLPSQELSYQQKQGVQPVPPLATLNAATGIQPSPVNVIGVTSALGQPSVSSLAQPQLPYSQMAPPVQAPLPGAPPQQIQYGQQQSTVSTQMAPGHGKAVTQIPAAEYVQQQPILQTAVSSGQPSSAGVGVGTAVIPMAQPQSIQLPVQPAAVQTQPAGASGQPIGQAQTAVSAVPTGGQIANIGQQANVPTAVQQPSPQVTPSVIQQGAPPSSQIVPPAQTAIIHQGVQTSASSLPQQLVIAPQSTLLTVPPQPQGVESVAQGVVLQQLPAVSPVPSASSISVTNQVSSAGPSGMPSAPANLVPLQNIAQTPATQNGNVVQSVSQPPSIATNINLPLAQQMSLSSTQFSAQSLAQAIGSQIEDARRPAEPSLVGLPQTISGDSGGMSAVSDGSSSSLAASASLFPLKVLPLTTPLVDGEDESSSGASVVAIDNKIEQAMDLVKSHLMYAVREEVEVLKEQIKELIEKNSQLEQENNLLKTLASPEQLAQFQAQLQTGSPPATAQPQGTTQPPAQPASQGSGPTA from the coding sequence ATGCACCAGCCGCCTGAGTccgccgccgccgcggccgcTGCAGACATTAGTGCTAGGAAGATGGCGCACCCGGCAATGTTCCCTCGAAGGGGCAGCGGCAGTGGCAGCGCTTCTGCTCCCAATGCAGCAGGTACCGGTGTTGGTAGTAATGCCTCATCTTCCGAGGATTTTGCACCTCCGTCGCTGCTCCAGCCGCCACCTCCTGCAGCATCTTGTATGTCGGGACCACAGCCTCCGCCTCCACAAAGCCTGAACCTGCTTTCGCAGGCTCAGCTGCAGACACAGCCTCTTGCACCAGGCGGAactcaaatgaaaaagaaaagtggcTTCCAGATAACCAGCGTTACCCCGGCTCAGATCTCCGCCAGCATGAGCTCTAACAACAGTATAGCAGAGGACACGGAGAGCTATGATGATCTGGATGAATCTCACACGGAGGATCTGTCGTCTTCCGAGATCCTTGATGTGTCGCTTTCCAGGGCTACTGACTTAGGGGAACCTGAACGCAGCTCCTCAGAGGAGACACTAAATAACTTCCAGGAAGCTGAGACACCTGGGGCAGTGTCTCCCAACCAACCCCACCTTCCTCAGCCTCATTTGCCTCACCTTCCACAACAGAATGTTGTGATCAATGGGAGTGCTCATCCACACCacctccatcatcaccatcacattCATCATGGGCACCATGTCCACCATGGGCACCACCATCCATCCCATGCTGGTGTGGCCAGTGCATCCATCCCTGTAGGGCCACCCTCAAGCCCAGTATCTAGAAAACTCACTACAactgggagttctgacagtgttGTACCAGCTGCACCAACTTCTGCTGCATCATCGGGTGGCTCACCTGCATCTGTAATGACTAATGTCCGTGCTCCCAGTACTACTGGCAGTATAGGTATAAATTCTGCTACAGGCACTAATACAGTGAATAATGTTAACATTACTTCTCTGGGTAGTTTTAATCCTAATGTGACAAGCAGCATGCTTGGTAATGCTAACGTAAATGCAAGCAATGTTCCTAGTACTGCTAGTGTGAGTGCGGGGCCTGGAGTTAACAGCAGTGTTAATATCTTGAGTGGCATGGGCAATGGTATTATTTCTTCCTCGGCTGTTAACAGTGTCCCTAATGTAGCTGCAGGGATGACTGTGGGATCAGGTACAAGTCAGCAGCAACAACCAACAGTTAACACTTCAAGGTTCAGAGTTGTGAAGTTAGATTCTAGTTCTGAACCCTTTAAAAAAGGTAGATGGACTTGCACTGAgttctatgaaaaagaaaatgctgtgCCCGCTACGGAAGGTGTGGTGATAAATAAAGTGGTGGAAACTGTGAAACAAAATCCAATTGAAGCGACTTCTGAGAGGGAGAGCACTAGTGGGAGTTCAGTGAGCAGTAGTGTCAGCACACTGAGTCACTACACAGAGAGTGTGGGAAGTGGAGAGATGGGAGCCCctactgtggtggtgcagcaacaacaacaaccaactCTTCAAGGTGTGACCCTTCAGCAGATGGATTTTAGTAGCACTGGCCCACAGAGTATTTCAGCAGTGGGTGTATCACAGAATGTTTCTCAGCCACAGATCTCGCAAGGACAGTTACCATCTCAAGAACTGAGCTATCAGCAAAAGCAAGGTGTTCAACCAGTACCTCCACTAGCCACTCTCAATGCTGCAACTGGTATCCAGCCTTCGCCTGTTAATGTGATTGGGGTAACTTCAGCTTTAGGTCAGCCTTCAGTTTCTAGTTTGGCTCAACCCCAGTTGCCATATTCTCAGATGGCTCCTCCTGTGCAAGCTCCCCTTCCAGGGGCACCACCCCAGCAGATACAGTATGGACAGCAACAATCGACTGTTTCTACACAGATGGCCCCAGGTCATGGTAAAGCAGTGACTCAGATTCCTGCTGCAGAGTATGTACAGCAGCAGCCCATTCTTCAAACAGCAGTGTCCTCTGGGCAGCCCAGTTCTGCAGGAGTGGGAGTGGGAACAGCGGTGATTCCTATGGCTCAGCCCCAGAGTATCCAGCTGCCAGTGCAGCCTGCAGCAGTCCAAACACAACCTGCAGGGGCATCTGGCCAGCCCATCGGTCAGGCTCAAACAGCAGTATCTGCTGTACCCACTGGCGGTCAAATTGCAAATATTGGTCAACAAGCAAATGTACCCACTGCAGTGCAGCAGCCCTCTCCCCAAGTCACACCTTCAGTTATTCAGCAAGGTGCTCCTCCATCTTCACAAATAGTTCCACCTGCTCAAACTGCGATTATTCATCAGGGAGTTCAAACTAGTGCTTCAAGCCTTCCTCAACAATTGGTCATTGCACCCCAAAGTACCTTGTTAACTGTGCCTCCCCAGCCACAAGGAGTAGAATCAGTAGCTCAAGGAGTGGTCTTGCAGCAGTTGCCTGCAGTTAGTCCTGTGCCCTCTGCTAGTAGTATTTCTGTTACAAATCAGGTTAGTTCAGCTGGTCCTTCTGGAATGCCTTCTGCCCCAGCAAACTTGGTACCACTACAGAATATAGCACAAACCCCTGCTACTCAAAATGGTAATGTGGTTCAAAGTGTTAGTCAGCCTCCCTCGATAGCAACTAATATAAATTTGCCTTTGGCACAACAGATGTCACTAAGTTCTACTCAGTTCTCTGCACAATCATTAGCTCAGGCAATTGGAAGCCAAATTGAAGATGCCAGGCGCCCAGCGGAACCCTCACTAGTTGGCTTACCTCAGACTATCAGTGGTGACAGTGGGGGAATGTCAGCAGTTTCAGATGGGAGTAGCAGCAGCCTAGCAgcctctgcttctcttttcccgTTGAAGGTGCTACCGCTGACGACACCCCTGGTGGATGGCGAGGATGAGAG
- the TSC22D1 gene encoding TSC22 domain family protein 1 isoform X2 encodes MHQPPESAAAAAAADISARKMAHPAMFPRRGSGSGSASAPNAAGTGVGSNASSSEDFAPPSLLQPPPPAASCMSGPQPPPPQSLNLLSQAQLQTQPLAPGGTQMKKKSGFQITSVTPAQISASMSSNNSIAEDTESYDDLDESHTEDLSSSEILDVSLSRATDLGEPERSSSEETLNNFQEAETPGAVSPNQPHLPQPHLPHLPQQNVVINGSAHPHHLHHHHHIHHGHHVHHGHHHPSHAGVASASIPVGPPSSPVSRKLTTTGSSDSVVPAAPTSAASSGGSPASVMTNVRAPSTTGSIGINSATGTNTVNNVNITSLGSFNPNVTSSMLGNANVNASNVPSTASVSAGPGVNSSVNILSGMGNGIISSSAVNSVPNVAAGMTVGSGTSQQQQPTVNTSRFRVVKLDSSSEPFKKGRWTCTEFYEKENAVPATEGVVINKVVETVKQNPIEATSERESTSGSSVSSSVSTLSHYTESVGSGEMGAPTVVVQQQQQPTLQGVTLQQMDFSSTGPQSISAVGVSQNVSQPQISQGQLPSQELSYQQKQGVQPVPPLATLNAATGIQPSPVNVIGVTSALGQPSVSSLAQPQLPYSQMAPPVQAPLPGAPPQQIQYGQQQSTVSTQMAPGHGKAVTQIPAAEYVQQQPILQTAVSSGQPSSAGVGVGTAVIPMAQPQSIQLPVQPAAVQTQPAGASGQPIGQAQTAVSAVPTGGQIANIGQQANVPTAVQQPSPQVTPSVIQQGAPPSSQIVPPAQTAIIHQGVQTSASSLPQQLVIAPQSTLLTVPPQPQGVESVAQGVVLQQLPAVSPVPSASSISVTNQVSSAGPSGMPSAPANLVPLQNIAQTPATQNGNVVQSVSQPPSIATNINLPLAQQMSLSSTQFSAQSLAQAIGSQIEDARRPAEPSLVGLPQTISGDSGGMSAVSDGSSSSLAASASLFPLKVLPLTTPLVDGEDESAETITFVGRLIGQESTILVPLTALYFSASLLPEVQGVILEPQIQPRPRRAFDVRGPLSPLNPWRQNIQLLERVGKDNKQISFNW; translated from the coding sequence ATGCACCAGCCGCCTGAGTccgccgccgccgcggccgcTGCAGACATTAGTGCTAGGAAGATGGCGCACCCGGCAATGTTCCCTCGAAGGGGCAGCGGCAGTGGCAGCGCTTCTGCTCCCAATGCAGCAGGTACCGGTGTTGGTAGTAATGCCTCATCTTCCGAGGATTTTGCACCTCCGTCGCTGCTCCAGCCGCCACCTCCTGCAGCATCTTGTATGTCGGGACCACAGCCTCCGCCTCCACAAAGCCTGAACCTGCTTTCGCAGGCTCAGCTGCAGACACAGCCTCTTGCACCAGGCGGAactcaaatgaaaaagaaaagtggcTTCCAGATAACCAGCGTTACCCCGGCTCAGATCTCCGCCAGCATGAGCTCTAACAACAGTATAGCAGAGGACACGGAGAGCTATGATGATCTGGATGAATCTCACACGGAGGATCTGTCGTCTTCCGAGATCCTTGATGTGTCGCTTTCCAGGGCTACTGACTTAGGGGAACCTGAACGCAGCTCCTCAGAGGAGACACTAAATAACTTCCAGGAAGCTGAGACACCTGGGGCAGTGTCTCCCAACCAACCCCACCTTCCTCAGCCTCATTTGCCTCACCTTCCACAACAGAATGTTGTGATCAATGGGAGTGCTCATCCACACCacctccatcatcaccatcacattCATCATGGGCACCATGTCCACCATGGGCACCACCATCCATCCCATGCTGGTGTGGCCAGTGCATCCATCCCTGTAGGGCCACCCTCAAGCCCAGTATCTAGAAAACTCACTACAactgggagttctgacagtgttGTACCAGCTGCACCAACTTCTGCTGCATCATCGGGTGGCTCACCTGCATCTGTAATGACTAATGTCCGTGCTCCCAGTACTACTGGCAGTATAGGTATAAATTCTGCTACAGGCACTAATACAGTGAATAATGTTAACATTACTTCTCTGGGTAGTTTTAATCCTAATGTGACAAGCAGCATGCTTGGTAATGCTAACGTAAATGCAAGCAATGTTCCTAGTACTGCTAGTGTGAGTGCGGGGCCTGGAGTTAACAGCAGTGTTAATATCTTGAGTGGCATGGGCAATGGTATTATTTCTTCCTCGGCTGTTAACAGTGTCCCTAATGTAGCTGCAGGGATGACTGTGGGATCAGGTACAAGTCAGCAGCAACAACCAACAGTTAACACTTCAAGGTTCAGAGTTGTGAAGTTAGATTCTAGTTCTGAACCCTTTAAAAAAGGTAGATGGACTTGCACTGAgttctatgaaaaagaaaatgctgtgCCCGCTACGGAAGGTGTGGTGATAAATAAAGTGGTGGAAACTGTGAAACAAAATCCAATTGAAGCGACTTCTGAGAGGGAGAGCACTAGTGGGAGTTCAGTGAGCAGTAGTGTCAGCACACTGAGTCACTACACAGAGAGTGTGGGAAGTGGAGAGATGGGAGCCCctactgtggtggtgcagcaacaacaacaaccaactCTTCAAGGTGTGACCCTTCAGCAGATGGATTTTAGTAGCACTGGCCCACAGAGTATTTCAGCAGTGGGTGTATCACAGAATGTTTCTCAGCCACAGATCTCGCAAGGACAGTTACCATCTCAAGAACTGAGCTATCAGCAAAAGCAAGGTGTTCAACCAGTACCTCCACTAGCCACTCTCAATGCTGCAACTGGTATCCAGCCTTCGCCTGTTAATGTGATTGGGGTAACTTCAGCTTTAGGTCAGCCTTCAGTTTCTAGTTTGGCTCAACCCCAGTTGCCATATTCTCAGATGGCTCCTCCTGTGCAAGCTCCCCTTCCAGGGGCACCACCCCAGCAGATACAGTATGGACAGCAACAATCGACTGTTTCTACACAGATGGCCCCAGGTCATGGTAAAGCAGTGACTCAGATTCCTGCTGCAGAGTATGTACAGCAGCAGCCCATTCTTCAAACAGCAGTGTCCTCTGGGCAGCCCAGTTCTGCAGGAGTGGGAGTGGGAACAGCGGTGATTCCTATGGCTCAGCCCCAGAGTATCCAGCTGCCAGTGCAGCCTGCAGCAGTCCAAACACAACCTGCAGGGGCATCTGGCCAGCCCATCGGTCAGGCTCAAACAGCAGTATCTGCTGTACCCACTGGCGGTCAAATTGCAAATATTGGTCAACAAGCAAATGTACCCACTGCAGTGCAGCAGCCCTCTCCCCAAGTCACACCTTCAGTTATTCAGCAAGGTGCTCCTCCATCTTCACAAATAGTTCCACCTGCTCAAACTGCGATTATTCATCAGGGAGTTCAAACTAGTGCTTCAAGCCTTCCTCAACAATTGGTCATTGCACCCCAAAGTACCTTGTTAACTGTGCCTCCCCAGCCACAAGGAGTAGAATCAGTAGCTCAAGGAGTGGTCTTGCAGCAGTTGCCTGCAGTTAGTCCTGTGCCCTCTGCTAGTAGTATTTCTGTTACAAATCAGGTTAGTTCAGCTGGTCCTTCTGGAATGCCTTCTGCCCCAGCAAACTTGGTACCACTACAGAATATAGCACAAACCCCTGCTACTCAAAATGGTAATGTGGTTCAAAGTGTTAGTCAGCCTCCCTCGATAGCAACTAATATAAATTTGCCTTTGGCACAACAGATGTCACTAAGTTCTACTCAGTTCTCTGCACAATCATTAGCTCAGGCAATTGGAAGCCAAATTGAAGATGCCAGGCGCCCAGCGGAACCCTCACTAGTTGGCTTACCTCAGACTATCAGTGGTGACAGTGGGGGAATGTCAGCAGTTTCAGATGGGAGTAGCAGCAGCCTAGCAgcctctgcttctcttttcccgTTGAAGGTGCTACCGCTGACGACACCCCTGGTGGATGGCGAGGATGAGAG